The following are encoded together in the Coffea arabica cultivar ET-39 chromosome 1c, Coffea Arabica ET-39 HiFi, whole genome shotgun sequence genome:
- the LOC113720560 gene encoding calmodulin-7 has translation MADQLTDDQISEFKEAFSLFDKDGDGCITTKELGTVMRSLGQNPTEAELQDMINEVDADGNGTIDFPEFLNLMARKMKDTDSEEELKEAFRVFDKDQNGFISAAELRHVMTNLGEKLTDEEVDEMIREADVDGDGQINYEEFVKVMMAK, from the exons atggCAGATCAGCTGACTGATGATCAGATCTCTGAGTTCAAGGAAGCCTTCAGCCTCTTTGACAAGGACGGAGATG GTTGCATTACCACCAAGGAGCTTGGGACAGTTATGAGGTCATTGGGACAAAACCCAACCGAGGCTGAGCTCCAGGATATGATCAATGAAGTTGATGCTGATGGAAATGGTACCATTGACTTTCCAGAGTTCCTCAACCTGATGGCTCGCAAGATGAAGGACACTGATTCTGAGGAGGAGCTCAAGGAAGCATTCCGTGTCTTTGACAAGGACCAAAACGGTTTCATATCTGCAGCTGAGCTTCGTCATGTTATGACAAATCTAGGTGAGAAACTTACAGACGAGGAGGTTGACGAGATGATCCGCGAAGCTGATGTGGATGGTGATGGCCAGATCAACTACGAGGAGTTTGTCAAGGTCATGATGGCCAAGTGA
- the LOC113720556 gene encoding protein argonaute 4, translated as MDSSEQEKNGVTEGKNGAPEPDALPPPPPVPPNVTPIKAEQEPAKKRLRVPMARRGLGTKGQKIQLLTNHFKVAVKNVDGQFFHYSVALFYEDGRPVDGKGIGRRVLDRVQETYDTELAGKEFAYDGEKSLFTVGPLPRNKLQFTVVLEDVTSNRNTGNSSPGGHESPNDGDRKRLRRPYQSKTFKVEISFAAKIPMQAIGNALRGQETENSQEALRVLDIILRQHAAKQGCLLVRQSYFHNEPRNFADVGGGVLGCRGFHSSFRTTQGGLSLNIDVSTTMIIQPGPVVDFLIANQNVRDPYSIDWVKAKRVLKNLRVKTSPTNQEYKITGLSEKPCKDQMFSLKQRSRDDDGEVQTVEVSVYDYFVNYRHIELRYSGDLPCINVGKPKRPTYFPIELCSLVSLQRYTKALSTFQRASLVEKSRQKPQERMSTLTTALKINNYDEEPLLRSCSITISRNFTEVDGRVLPAPRLKVGNGEDFFPRNGRWNFNNKRLLQPAKIEKWAIVNFSARCDIRGLVRDFMKCGEMKGIDVESPFDVFEENQQYRRAPPLVRVEKMFEEIQAKLPGAPKFLLCLLPERKNCDLYAPWKKKNLSEYDIVTQCMAPTRVNDQYLTNLLLKVNAKLGGLNSLLAVEHSPSIPVVSKIPTLILGMDVSHGSPGQSDIPSIAAVVSSRQWPLISKYRASVRTQSPKLEMIDTLYKRVSDTEDDGILREALLDFYVSSGKRKPDQIIIFRDGVSESQFNQVLNIELDQIIEACKFLDENWSPKFVVIVAQKNHHTKFFQPNAPENVPPGTIIDNKVCHPKNYDFYLCAHAGMIGTTRPTHYHVLLDEVGFSPDDLQELVHSLSYVYQRSTTAISVVAPICYAHLAATQLGQWMKFEDTSETSSSHGGVSHAGSVPVPQLPRLKENVCNSMFFC; from the exons ATGGATTCATCTGAACAAGAGAAGAATGGTGTTACAGAAGGAAAAAATGGGGCTCCTGAGCCTGACGCTTTGCCACCTCCCCCTCCAGTTCCTCCAAATGTTACCCCTATCAAGGCTGAACAAGAACCTGCCAAGAAAAGGCTTCGAGTTCCAATGGCAAGACGTGGCCTGGGAACCAAAGGCCAAAAGATTCAACTGCTAACTAATCATTTTAAAGTGGCTGTGAAGAATGTTGATGGCCAGTTCTTTCACTACAGC GTTGCACTTTTCTATGAAGATGGTCGGCCTGTGGATGGAAAGGGTATTGGTAGACGAGTCCTCGATAGGGTACAGGAGACCTATGACACTGAATTAGCTGGTAAGGAGTTTGCTTATGATGGAGAAAAGAGTTTATTTACCGTTGGCCCTTTGCCACGAAACAAGCTTCAGTTTACAGTTGTGCTTGAGGATGTTACTTCAAacag GAACACCGGAAATTCTAGCCCGGGGGGCCATGAAAGTCCAAATGATGGTGACAGAAAAAGGTTAAGGAGGCCATATCAATCTAAGACTTTTAAAGTGGAGATAAGCTTTGCTGCCAAGATTCCCATGCAAGCAATTGGAAATGCATTACGTGGACAGGAGACAGAGAACTCTCAGGAAGCCTTGCGAGTACTGGATATCATCTTGAGGCAGCATGCAGCAAAACA GGGTTGCCTGCTTGTTCGCCAATCTTACTTTCATAATGAGCCAAGGAATTTTGCTGATGTTGGAGGCGGTGTTCTTGGTTGTCGTGGATTTCACTCTAGCTTCCGAACCACTCAGGGCGGCTTGTCTTTAAATATTG ACGTCTCTACAACCATGATAATCCAGCCTGGGCCAGTGGTCGACTTCTTAATAGCCAACCAGAATGTGAGAGATCCATATTCCATTGACTGGGTTAAG GCCAAACGGGTACTAAAGAACTTGAGGGTGAAGACTAGTCCAACAAATCAAGAATACAAAATAACAGGGTTGAGTGAAAAACCATGCAAGGATCAGAT GTTTTCGCTGAAGCAAAGAAGCAGGGATGATGATGGTGAGGTTCAAACTGTAGAAGTGTCTGTCTATGACTATTTTGTCAACTACCGGCATATAGAATTGCGCTATTCTGGTGATCTTCCTTGTATAAATGTTGGAAAACCAAAACGGCCTACATACTTCCCTATTGAG CTATGCTCTTTGGTGTCCTTGCAACGTTATACAAAAGCTCTGTCCACCTTCCAAAGAGCTTCCTTAGTGGAGAAGTCAAGGCAAAAGCCCCAAGAGAGGATGAGTACTTTGACTACT GCTCTGAAAATCAACAATTATGATGAGGAGCCTCTTCTTCGTTCGTGTAGCATTACCATCAGCAGAAATTTCACTGAGGTTGATGGTCGAGTCCTTCCAGCTCCAAGG TTGAAAGTtggaaatggagaagatttctTCCCTCGAAATGGAAGGTGGAACTTTAATAACAAG AGACTACTTCAACCTGCTAAGATTGAAAAGTGGGCCATAGTGAACTTCTCTGCACGCTGTGATATTCGTGGCCTTGTCAGAGATTTCATGAAATGTGGGGAAATGAAAGGAATT GATGTGGAATCCccatttgatgtatttgaagagAATCAGCAGTACAGACGAGCACCCCCTCTTGTAAGGGTGGAAAAGATGTTTGAAGAGATTCAGGCTAAACTTCCAGGGGCACCTAAGTTCCTTTTGTGTCTCCTTCCAGAGAGGAAAAACTGTGATCTCTATg CTCCTTGGAAAAAGAAGAATTTGTCTGAGTATGATATTGTTACTCAATGCATGGCTCCTACCAGAGTTAATGACCAGTATCTTACAAACCTTCTCCTTAAGGTCAATGCAAAG CTTGGTGGATTAAACTCTCTGTTAGCTGTTGAACATTCTCCTTCAATCCCTGTAGTATCCAAGATTCCAACCCTAATTCTTGGAATGGATGTTTCACACGGCTCTCCTGGACAGTCTGATATCCCATCTATTGCTGCA GTTGTCAGCTCGAGACAGTGGCCACTAATTTCAAAATATAGAGCATCTGTGCGTACGCAATCCCCAAAGCTTGAGATGATTGATACCCTTTACAAACGTGTTTCAGACACTGAGGATGACGGGATCCTTCG GGAAGCTTTGCTTGATTTCTACGTAAGCTCTGGCAAAAGAAAGCCTGATCAGATTATTATATTCAG GGATGGGGTCAGCGAGTCGCAGTTCAATCAAGTTCTGAACATTGAACTGGATCAAATTATTGAG GCTTGCAAGTTTCTTGATGAGAATTGGTCTCCAAAATTTGTGGTCATTGTGGCTCAAAAGAATCACCATACAAAGTTCTTCCAGCCGAATGCACCAGAAAATGTTCCCCCAG GGACGATAATTGATAATAAAGTATGTCATCCCAAGAACTATGACTTCTACCTGTGCGCTCATGCTGGCATGATT GGAACCACAAGACCCACCCACTATCATGTTCTGTTAGATGAAGTGGGGTTCTCACCAGATGATCTCCAGGAGCTTGTACATTCCCTGTCATATGT GTACCAGAGGAGCACTACTGCCATCTCTGTGG TTGCTCCAATATGCTATGCCCATTTGGCTGCTACCCAGCTGGGGCAATGGATGAAGTTTGAAGACACATCAGAGACCTCTTCAAGCCATGGTGGGGTGTCTCATGCTGGTTCTGTCCCTGTTCCCCAGTTGCCGCGCCTGAAGGAAAACGTCTGCAATTCGATGTTCTTTTGTTGA